One window of the Halorhodospira halophila genome contains the following:
- the lptG gene encoding LPS export ABC transporter permease LptG: MRILTGYLARTVIAASLVALAAILALDFVFSMVDGVADDDLDTPTMLLKALLEAPALAYEAFPFATLIGALMGLGALAARQELTAMRAAGVSVVQIAGAVLVGGVILALLATAVGELVVPPAERQAAAVRGLSEADELRTGPDGALWARDGRDFLRAERPRSASHLESVTLFRFVEGRLTERIDAEGAHYHDGQWRLEDVVKTVYGEHQLERRELAQWSWEGALSPEVLAVVVADPSTLPVPELWTYIRYLEANELDSGPYRLALWEKVATPLATLAMLLVTIPLVFTAVRSSGAGQRIVIGVLVGVAFFLLNRALG; the protein is encoded by the coding sequence ATGCGCATCCTCACCGGTTACCTGGCGCGGACGGTTATCGCGGCGTCCTTGGTTGCCCTGGCCGCCATCCTCGCTTTGGATTTTGTCTTTAGCATGGTCGACGGGGTCGCCGACGACGACCTGGATACCCCCACCATGCTGCTCAAGGCCCTGCTCGAGGCGCCGGCGCTGGCCTACGAGGCCTTCCCCTTCGCAACGCTCATCGGCGCCCTGATGGGTCTGGGTGCCCTGGCCGCCCGGCAGGAGCTGACTGCCATGCGCGCCGCCGGGGTCTCGGTGGTGCAGATCGCCGGTGCGGTGCTGGTTGGTGGGGTGATCCTGGCCCTGTTGGCGACGGCGGTGGGCGAGTTGGTGGTGCCGCCGGCCGAGCGGCAGGCCGCGGCGGTGCGCGGGCTGTCCGAGGCCGACGAGCTGCGCACCGGACCGGACGGGGCGCTGTGGGCCCGGGATGGGCGGGATTTCCTGCGCGCCGAGCGGCCGCGCTCGGCGTCCCACCTGGAGTCGGTGACGCTCTTCCGCTTCGTCGAGGGGCGTCTGACCGAGCGGATCGATGCCGAGGGCGCCCACTACCACGACGGACAGTGGCGGCTCGAGGACGTGGTCAAGACGGTCTACGGCGAGCATCAGCTGGAGCGCCGGGAGCTGGCGCAGTGGTCGTGGGAGGGGGCGCTGAGCCCGGAGGTGCTCGCCGTGGTGGTGGCGGATCCCTCGACGCTGCCGGTGCCGGAGCTGTGGACGTACATCCGCTATCTGGAGGCCAATGAACTCGACAGCGGGCCGTATCGGTTGGCGCTTTGGGAGAAGGTGGCGACGCCGCTGGCGACGTTGGCGATGTTGCTGGTGACCATTCCGCTGGTATTCACGGCGGTACGTTCGTCGGGGGCGGGGCAGCGGATTGTCATTGGTGTGCTGGTGGGGGTGGCGTTCTTCTTGCTCAATCGGGCGCTGGGG
- the lptF gene encoding LPS export ABC transporter permease LptF produces the protein MGPSPLGLTIIDRYLVREAAWAALAVLAVLFAVLSANQLIDYLADAAGGDLPGGAVAVLMGLQILRYLGVVIPAALFLGIVLALGRLYRDSELPVLAACGVGPGRQMRGLLLLAVPVALAVGGLSTVAAPWASHTADVYAEQAARTADLGALQAGRFIGGGDAGTVYASRTEGDGVLREVFAHARDGELETVIRADRGRQLIDPETGQRFFVFEDGYRYDGHPGQLDWRVTAFDRHGLLIDTRTPREVSRDREGTPMGELWAAGGLQDRAEIEWRLSMPVMVVVLSLLAVPLAKAEPRDGRYGKLLSAVLVFVAYFQLLSSGREWLEAGIVPAPLGLWWVHVLAGVAVVLWTRRRFGAGPGWLRSAARGRG, from the coding sequence ATGGGGCCGTCACCCTTGGGTCTGACCATCATCGATCGCTATCTGGTCCGCGAGGCGGCCTGGGCGGCGCTGGCCGTGCTCGCCGTACTCTTCGCGGTCCTGTCGGCGAACCAGCTCATCGACTACCTGGCCGATGCCGCCGGTGGGGATCTGCCCGGCGGGGCGGTGGCCGTGCTCATGGGCCTGCAGATCCTGCGCTATCTGGGTGTGGTGATCCCGGCGGCGCTGTTCCTCGGCATCGTCCTGGCGCTGGGCCGGCTCTACCGCGACAGCGAGCTGCCCGTGCTCGCCGCCTGCGGCGTGGGCCCCGGGCGGCAGATGCGCGGCCTGCTCCTGTTGGCCGTGCCGGTGGCGCTGGCCGTGGGGGGGCTGTCCACCGTGGCGGCACCGTGGGCCTCGCACACCGCTGATGTCTACGCCGAACAGGCGGCACGCACCGCGGATCTCGGTGCGTTGCAGGCCGGCCGGTTCATCGGCGGCGGTGACGCCGGCACGGTCTACGCCAGCCGTACCGAGGGCGACGGCGTGCTGCGCGAGGTCTTCGCCCACGCCCGCGATGGCGAGCTGGAGACCGTCATCCGCGCTGACCGGGGCCGGCAGCTGATCGACCCGGAGACGGGGCAGCGTTTCTTCGTCTTTGAGGACGGGTACCGTTACGACGGTCATCCGGGGCAGCTGGACTGGCGGGTGACGGCTTTCGATCGCCACGGGCTGTTGATCGACACCCGCACGCCGCGGGAGGTGAGCCGCGACCGCGAGGGCACGCCGATGGGTGAGCTGTGGGCCGCCGGCGGGTTGCAGGACCGGGCCGAGATCGAGTGGCGGCTTTCCATGCCGGTGATGGTGGTGGTGCTGAGCCTGCTGGCGGTGCCGCTGGCTAAGGCCGAGCCCCGCGATGGCCGCTACGGCAAGCTGCTCAGCGCGGTGCTGGTCTTCGTCGCCTATTTCCAGCTGCTGAGCAGCGGACGCGAGTGGCTGGAGGCGGGTATCGTGCCGGCCCCCCTGGGGCTGTGGTGGGTCCACGTCCTGGCTGGGGTGGCCGTGGTGCTCTGGACCCGCCGGCGCTTCGGCGCTGGGCCGGGTTGGCTGCGGTCGGCGGCCCGGGGGCGTGGCTGA
- a CDS encoding leucyl aminopeptidase: MELRTKSGDPARQRTACVVVGVYERRRMSEAARAVDTASDGYISHLLRREDLDGEAGQTLLLPDCPGVRTDRVLLVGCGRERDFSERTYRKAVAAAARALEQAGTGEATLFLPELPVRGRDVAWRVATAAELLETTLYRFDAYKSDPRPPRRPLRQATLAVPRRADLRRAQPALTLGQAAGRGANFTRDLGNTPANICTPGYLGEQAEALAERFDSVHAEVLGPAQLEEQGLAALMAVARGAETPPRLIVIHYRGGADDQAPVALVGKGITFDSGGISIKPSASMDEMKYDMSGAAAVFGAVHAAAEAQLPLNLVAIIPATENMPDGRATRPGDIIDSLDGQRIEVLNTDAEGRLVLADGLAYTRRLEPSEVVDVATLTGAAIVGLGHHRHAVMGNAPGLVRDLLQAGERAADRGWELPLDEEYDEQLRSPFADVANIGGQPAGTITAGCFLQRFARGLRWAHLDIAGTAWKSGEHKGATGRPVPLLTHFLAGRAGWTL, from the coding sequence ATGGAGCTCAGGACCAAAAGCGGCGATCCGGCACGGCAACGCACGGCGTGCGTGGTAGTGGGCGTCTACGAGCGCCGACGGATGAGCGAGGCGGCGCGGGCGGTGGATACCGCCAGCGACGGCTACATCAGCCATCTGCTGCGCCGGGAGGATCTCGACGGCGAGGCCGGGCAAACCCTGCTGCTGCCCGACTGCCCCGGGGTGCGCACCGACCGCGTGCTGCTCGTCGGCTGCGGGCGCGAGCGCGACTTCAGCGAGCGCACCTACCGCAAAGCCGTCGCCGCCGCCGCCCGCGCCCTGGAACAGGCCGGCACCGGCGAGGCGACCCTGTTCCTGCCCGAGCTGCCGGTCCGCGGCCGCGACGTGGCCTGGCGCGTGGCCACCGCGGCCGAGCTGCTCGAGACCACGCTGTACCGCTTCGACGCCTACAAGAGCGACCCGCGCCCGCCGCGCCGCCCGCTGCGCCAAGCCACACTGGCCGTGCCGCGCCGCGCCGATCTGCGTCGCGCCCAGCCGGCCCTGACGCTGGGCCAGGCCGCCGGACGCGGCGCCAACTTCACCCGCGACCTGGGCAACACCCCGGCGAACATCTGCACCCCCGGCTATCTGGGCGAGCAGGCCGAGGCACTGGCCGAGCGCTTTGACAGCGTCCACGCGGAAGTCCTTGGCCCGGCACAGCTCGAAGAGCAGGGCCTGGCGGCCCTGATGGCCGTGGCCCGGGGCGCCGAGACGCCGCCCCGGCTGATCGTGATCCATTACCGCGGCGGCGCCGACGATCAGGCGCCGGTGGCGCTGGTCGGCAAGGGCATCACCTTCGACAGCGGCGGCATCTCCATCAAGCCGTCGGCGAGCATGGACGAGATGAAGTACGACATGTCCGGCGCCGCCGCCGTCTTCGGCGCCGTCCACGCCGCCGCCGAAGCGCAGCTGCCGCTCAATCTGGTGGCCATCATCCCGGCCACCGAGAACATGCCCGACGGCCGCGCCACGCGCCCCGGGGACATCATCGACAGCCTGGACGGCCAGCGCATCGAGGTGCTCAACACCGACGCCGAGGGCCGCCTGGTGCTGGCCGACGGCCTGGCCTACACCCGGCGCCTGGAGCCGAGCGAGGTGGTCGACGTGGCCACCCTCACCGGCGCGGCCATCGTCGGACTCGGCCACCATCGCCACGCGGTGATGGGCAACGCCCCGGGGCTGGTGCGTGACCTGCTGCAGGCCGGCGAGCGCGCTGCCGACCGCGGCTGGGAGCTGCCCCTGGACGAGGAGTACGACGAGCAGCTGCGCTCGCCCTTCGCCGACGTGGCCAACATCGGCGGGCAGCCGGCGGGCACCATCACCGCCGGCTGCTTCCTGCAGCGCTTCGCCCGCGGACTGCGCTGGGCGCACCTGGACATTGCCGGCACGGCCTGGAAAAGCGGTGAGCACAAGGGCGCCACCGGCCGTCCGGTCCCGCTGCTCACTCACTTCCTCGCCGGCCGTGCCGGCTGGACCCTGTGA
- a CDS encoding DNA polymerase III subunit chi has translation MSRVDFYILGGPGAALRERFACRLAEKAYENGYGVLLLTEDDEQSERLDALLWTFRQGSFVPHATLAARDGEPVAVGRDEHAADDAVLVNLTEHTPATWRERRRVAEVVDQREAVLRASRQRYRLYKEAGCEPHTHRIEEGRR, from the coding sequence GTGAGCCGGGTCGACTTCTACATCCTCGGCGGTCCCGGCGCAGCGCTGCGCGAGCGCTTCGCCTGCCGGCTCGCCGAGAAGGCGTACGAAAACGGCTACGGCGTGCTGCTGCTCACCGAGGACGACGAACAGAGCGAGCGGCTCGACGCCCTGCTGTGGACCTTCCGCCAGGGCAGCTTCGTCCCCCACGCCACCCTCGCCGCCCGCGACGGCGAACCGGTGGCGGTGGGCCGCGACGAGCACGCCGCCGACGACGCCGTACTGGTCAACCTCACCGAGCACACCCCGGCCACCTGGCGGGAGCGCCGGCGCGTGGCCGAGGTGGTCGACCAGCGCGAGGCGGTCCTGCGCGCCAGCCGCCAGCGCTACCGCCTCTACAAGGAGGCCGGCTGCGAGCCGCACACCCACCGCATCGAGGAGGGGCGCCGATGA
- a CDS encoding valine--tRNA ligase — protein MEKTYDPSAIESRLYELWEQGGHFAPSGEGSPYCIMIPPPNVTGTLHMGHAFQDTVMDALVRYHRMEGHNTLWQPGTDHAGIATQMVVERQLEAEGLSRHDLGREPFLERVWQWKAESGGTIQNQLRRMGASVDWSRERFTMDEGLSEAVTEVFVRLYEEDLLYRGERLVNWDPVLHTAVSDLEVVSAEEQGHIWHMVYPLADGSDSVVVATTRPETMLGDTAVAVNPEDERYTHLIGKSVRLPLVGREIPIIGDDYVDPSFGSGCLKITPAHDFNDFAVGERHGLARINVLTEDARINDNAPECYQGLDRYEARERVVEDLRAEGLLQQVEDHKLMVPRGDRSGAVIEPYLTWQWFVRAEPLARPAIQAVEDGRIRFIPGNWDKTYYEWLRNIEDWCISRQIWWGHRIPAWYDEQGQVYVGRSEAEVRERHGLGDAVLTRDEDVLDTWFSSALWPFSTLGWPQQTEALRTFYPTSVLVTGFDIIFFWVARMIMFGLHFMGDVPFREVYIHGLVRDPEGQKMSKSKGNVLDPLDIVDGIDLESLVAKRTADMMQPQLAERIEQMTRRHYPEGIKAHGTDALRFTFASLATTGRDVVFDLGRVEGYRNFCNKLWNAARYVLMNTEGADCGSGGPVELGAAERWIRSRLDCTVAEVRQAFADYRLDQAAQAIYEFTWDEYCDWYLELSKPALREGTEAQARGTRQTLIQVLEELLRLTHPLMPFITEAIWQRVAPVAGITGETIMRQPYPTPLAERRDETAEAEIDWVQRVILGVRRIRGEMDISPSRPVPVLLRHAGERDRARLAEHEGFVTTLARLESIRVLEADEQPPESALALAGEMEVLVPMAGLVDKDAELARLAKERARLEGEIERAEKKLGNESFVAKAPAEVVDKERAKLTEAQQALEKVAEQERRVEAL, from the coding sequence ATGGAGAAGACGTACGACCCGAGCGCAATCGAGTCCCGACTCTACGAGCTCTGGGAGCAGGGCGGCCACTTCGCCCCCTCCGGCGAGGGCAGCCCGTACTGCATCATGATCCCGCCGCCGAACGTCACCGGCACCCTGCACATGGGGCACGCCTTCCAGGACACGGTGATGGACGCCCTGGTGCGCTACCACCGCATGGAGGGCCACAACACCCTCTGGCAGCCGGGCACCGACCACGCCGGGATCGCCACGCAGATGGTCGTCGAGCGCCAGCTCGAGGCCGAGGGGCTGAGCCGCCACGACCTGGGCCGCGAACCATTCCTGGAGCGCGTCTGGCAGTGGAAGGCGGAGTCCGGCGGCACCATCCAGAACCAGCTGCGCCGCATGGGCGCCTCCGTGGACTGGAGCCGCGAGCGGTTCACCATGGATGAGGGCCTCTCCGAGGCGGTCACCGAGGTCTTCGTCCGCCTCTACGAGGAGGACCTGCTTTACCGCGGCGAGCGCCTGGTCAACTGGGACCCGGTGCTGCACACCGCCGTCTCGGACCTGGAGGTGGTCTCCGCCGAGGAGCAGGGCCACATCTGGCACATGGTCTACCCCCTCGCCGACGGCAGCGACTCCGTGGTGGTGGCCACCACCCGCCCGGAGACCATGCTCGGCGACACCGCCGTGGCGGTGAATCCGGAGGACGAGCGCTACACCCACTTGATCGGCAAGAGCGTGCGCCTGCCCCTGGTCGGCCGCGAGATCCCGATCATCGGCGACGACTACGTCGACCCGAGCTTCGGCAGCGGCTGCCTGAAGATCACCCCGGCCCACGATTTCAACGACTTCGCCGTCGGCGAGCGCCACGGCCTGGCGCGGATCAACGTCCTGACCGAGGATGCGCGCATCAACGACAACGCCCCGGAGTGCTATCAGGGCCTGGATCGCTACGAGGCGCGCGAGCGGGTGGTCGAGGACCTGCGCGCCGAAGGCCTGCTCCAGCAGGTCGAGGACCATAAGCTGATGGTCCCCCGGGGCGACCGCAGCGGGGCGGTGATCGAGCCGTACCTGACCTGGCAGTGGTTCGTGCGCGCCGAGCCCCTCGCCCGCCCGGCCATCCAGGCCGTCGAAGACGGGCGCATCCGCTTTATCCCCGGCAACTGGGACAAGACCTACTACGAGTGGCTGCGCAACATCGAGGACTGGTGCATCTCGCGGCAGATCTGGTGGGGCCACCGCATCCCGGCCTGGTACGACGAGCAGGGCCAGGTCTACGTCGGCCGCTCCGAAGCCGAGGTCCGCGAGCGCCACGGCCTGGGCGATGCGGTGCTGACCCGCGACGAGGACGTCCTCGACACCTGGTTCTCCTCCGCCCTGTGGCCCTTCTCGACCCTGGGCTGGCCGCAGCAGACCGAGGCGCTGCGCACCTTCTACCCGACCTCGGTGCTGGTTACCGGCTTTGACATCATCTTCTTCTGGGTGGCCCGGATGATCATGTTCGGGCTGCACTTCATGGGCGATGTCCCGTTCCGCGAGGTCTACATCCACGGCCTGGTCCGTGACCCCGAGGGGCAGAAGATGTCCAAGTCGAAGGGCAACGTCCTCGACCCGCTGGACATCGTCGACGGCATCGACCTGGAATCGCTGGTGGCCAAGCGCACCGCCGACATGATGCAGCCACAGCTGGCCGAGCGCATCGAGCAGATGACCCGCCGCCACTACCCGGAGGGCATCAAGGCCCACGGCACCGACGCCCTGCGCTTTACCTTCGCCTCGCTGGCGACCACCGGGCGCGACGTCGTCTTCGACCTCGGCCGCGTGGAGGGCTACCGCAACTTCTGCAACAAGCTCTGGAACGCCGCCCGCTACGTGCTGATGAACACCGAGGGTGCCGACTGCGGCAGCGGCGGGCCGGTGGAGCTGGGCGCGGCCGAGCGCTGGATCCGCTCGCGACTCGATTGCACCGTCGCCGAGGTCCGTCAGGCCTTTGCCGACTACCGCCTGGACCAGGCCGCGCAGGCGATCTACGAGTTCACCTGGGACGAGTACTGCGACTGGTATCTGGAGCTCTCCAAGCCGGCCCTGCGCGAGGGCACCGAGGCCCAGGCCCGCGGCACCCGCCAGACGCTGATCCAGGTCCTCGAGGAGCTGCTGCGCCTGACCCATCCGCTAATGCCGTTTATCACCGAGGCGATCTGGCAGCGCGTCGCCCCGGTGGCCGGCATCACCGGTGAGACCATCATGCGCCAGCCCTACCCGACCCCGCTGGCCGAGCGGCGCGATGAGACCGCCGAGGCGGAGATCGACTGGGTGCAGCGGGTGATCCTCGGCGTGCGGCGGATCCGCGGCGAGATGGACATCTCACCGAGCCGGCCGGTGCCGGTGCTGCTGCGCCACGCCGGCGAGCGCGACCGGGCCCGCCTGGCCGAGCACGAGGGATTCGTCACCACCCTGGCCCGGCTCGAGTCGATCCGCGTCCTCGAGGCCGACGAGCAGCCGCCGGAGTCGGCCCTCGCCCTGGCCGGCGAGATGGAGGTCCTGGTGCCCATGGCCGGGCTGGTGGACAAGGACGCCGAACTCGCCCGCCTGGCCAAGGAGCGCGCCCGGCTCGAGGGGGAGATCGAGCGCGCCGAGAAGAAACTCGGCAACGAGAGCTTCGTCGCCAAGGCGCCGGCCGAGGTGGTGGACAAGGAGCGGGCGAAGCTCACCGAGGCGCAGCAGGCGCTGGAGAAGGTCGCCGAGCAGGAGCGGCGGGTGGAGGCGCTTTAG
- the rimI gene encoding ribosomal protein S18-alanine N-acetyltransferase has product MADSIGKPRPMTYEDLRTVLAIEQRSVAYPWSGRIFRDCMAAGYGCFVQAHGRELLGYLVVSCAGGEGSILNICVDPDWRRQGIAAHLLRVAVERAEVMQAENLFLEVRPSNTAAIALYERHGFHEVGRRPDYYPAADGREDALIMARAVTPPF; this is encoded by the coding sequence ATGGCGGATTCAATCGGCAAACCCCGGCCGATGACCTACGAGGATCTTCGTACTGTGCTCGCCATCGAGCAGCGCTCGGTGGCCTATCCCTGGAGCGGACGCATCTTCCGCGACTGCATGGCGGCCGGCTACGGCTGTTTCGTCCAAGCGCACGGGCGCGAGCTCCTCGGCTACCTGGTGGTCAGCTGCGCCGGCGGCGAGGGGAGCATCCTCAATATCTGCGTCGACCCCGACTGGCGGCGCCAGGGCATCGCCGCTCATCTGCTGCGCGTGGCCGTCGAGCGCGCCGAGGTGATGCAGGCCGAGAACCTCTTCCTGGAGGTGCGACCCTCCAACACCGCGGCAATCGCCCTCTACGAGCGCCACGGCTTCCATGAGGTGGGCCGGCGGCCGGACTACTATCCGGCCGCCGACGGCCGTGAGGATGCGCTGATCATGGCCAGAGCGGTGACGCCCCCGTTCTAA
- a CDS encoding uracil-DNA glycosylase family protein gives MDTRRLSYLRRLGVDCYIPRDAAVLEPEAPLASTAAGAAGDGPARTAVDGHPPERGAAESAVPATSDASATATPEDKTGGQAAAAPEPVTPAAPADPSNDCDGLDWDALAARVAGCQACKLCEGRTQTVFGVGDRQADLVIIGEGPGAEEDRQGEPFVGRAGQLLDAMLAAIDRGRDRGGVYIGNIVKCRPPGNRDPRPDEVAACTPYLRRQLELLEPKAIVALGRVAAQQLLETKAPLAKLRGQLHHYGEQSIPVWVTYHPAYLLRSPGEKAKVWQDLKRIRALVENDSVPKQVG, from the coding sequence GTGGATACCCGGCGGCTCAGCTACCTGCGCCGGCTGGGGGTGGACTGCTACATCCCCCGCGACGCCGCCGTGCTAGAGCCGGAGGCGCCGTTGGCGTCGACTGCCGCCGGCGCCGCCGGTGACGGCCCGGCGCGGACGGCGGTCGACGGCCATCCGCCGGAGCGTGGTGCCGCAGAGAGTGCGGTGCCGGCGACGTCCGATGCCTCCGCCACCGCGACCCCCGAGGACAAGACGGGCGGGCAGGCTGCCGCCGCACCGGAGCCGGTTACCCCCGCGGCGCCGGCCGATCCGAGCAACGACTGCGACGGCCTCGACTGGGACGCCCTGGCGGCGCGGGTGGCCGGGTGTCAGGCCTGCAAGCTCTGCGAGGGGCGCACGCAGACGGTCTTCGGGGTCGGCGATCGGCAGGCGGATCTGGTGATCATCGGCGAGGGGCCCGGTGCGGAGGAGGATCGTCAGGGTGAGCCCTTCGTCGGCCGCGCCGGGCAGCTTCTTGATGCCATGCTCGCCGCCATCGATCGCGGCCGCGACCGCGGCGGGGTCTACATCGGCAACATCGTCAAGTGCCGGCCGCCGGGCAATCGCGATCCGCGGCCCGACGAGGTGGCCGCCTGCACCCCCTACCTGCGCCGGCAGCTCGAGCTCCTGGAGCCGAAGGCCATCGTCGCCCTCGGGCGGGTGGCAGCACAGCAGTTGCTGGAAACGAAAGCACCGCTGGCCAAGCTGCGCGGGCAGCTCCACCATTACGGCGAGCAGTCGATCCCGGTCTGGGTGACCTACCACCCGGCCTACCTGCTGCGCTCCCCCGGTGAGAAGGCCAAGGTGTGGCAGGATCTCAAGCGGATCCGCGCGCTAGTGGAGAACGACTCGGTGCCCAAGCAGGTGGGATAG
- a CDS encoding 2-isopropylmalate synthase, translated as MGASDHLYIFDTTLRDGEQSPGASMTREEKVRIAKGLERMRVDVLEAGFPAASSGDFESVRAVAEAIKESRVCALARARDPDIHAAGEALAQAEAGRIHTFIATSPIHMQNKLHMTPDQVVDAAVHAVSLARQLCDDVEFSPEDAGRSEHDFLCRIIEAAIDAGARTINIPDTVGYNLPEQFGGLIRTLRERIPNSDKAVFSVHCHNDLGVAVANSLAAVQAGARQVECTINGLGERAGNAALEEVVMAVKTRQDVFSCSTRINAREIVPTSKLVANITGFHVQPNKAIVGVNAFAHESGIHQDGVLKHRETYEIMRAEDVGWHTNRMVLGKHSGRNAFRSRLEELDIHLDSEEQLNEAFARFKTLADKKHEIFDEDLQALVTEAGAALENERIRLLSLHVCSETGEQPEATVSLLIDGEERQAVAPGSGAVDAAFMAVDSLVQSGTELLLYSVNNITSGTDSQGEVTVRLERGGRVANGQGADVDIVIASAKAYINALNKLLASPDRRHPQAADV; from the coding sequence ATGGGTGCAAGCGACCATCTCTACATCTTCGATACCACGCTGCGCGACGGGGAGCAGAGCCCCGGCGCCTCCATGACCCGCGAGGAGAAGGTGCGCATCGCCAAGGGGCTTGAGCGCATGCGCGTCGACGTCCTCGAGGCCGGCTTCCCGGCGGCGAGCAGCGGCGACTTCGAGAGCGTCCGGGCCGTGGCCGAGGCCATCAAGGAGAGCCGGGTCTGCGCCCTGGCCCGGGCCCGGGATCCCGATATCCACGCCGCCGGCGAGGCCCTGGCCCAGGCCGAGGCCGGGCGCATACACACCTTCATCGCCACCTCGCCGATCCACATGCAGAACAAGCTGCACATGACCCCGGATCAGGTGGTGGATGCGGCGGTGCACGCGGTGAGTCTGGCCCGGCAGCTGTGCGACGACGTGGAGTTCTCGCCGGAGGACGCCGGGCGCTCCGAGCACGATTTCCTCTGCCGGATCATCGAGGCGGCCATCGACGCCGGCGCGCGGACGATCAACATCCCGGATACGGTGGGCTACAACCTGCCGGAGCAGTTCGGCGGGCTGATCCGCACCCTGCGCGAGCGCATCCCCAACTCGGACAAGGCGGTCTTCTCGGTGCACTGCCACAACGACCTGGGCGTGGCGGTGGCCAATTCCCTGGCCGCGGTCCAGGCCGGGGCGCGGCAGGTGGAGTGCACCATCAATGGTCTGGGCGAGCGCGCCGGCAACGCCGCGCTCGAGGAGGTGGTCATGGCGGTCAAGACCCGCCAGGACGTCTTCTCCTGCTCGACGCGGATCAACGCGCGCGAGATCGTGCCTACGTCGAAGCTGGTGGCCAACATCACCGGCTTCCACGTGCAGCCGAACAAGGCCATCGTCGGCGTCAACGCCTTCGCCCACGAGTCCGGCATTCACCAGGACGGCGTGCTCAAGCACCGCGAGACCTACGAGATCATGCGCGCCGAGGACGTCGGCTGGCACACCAACCGCATGGTCCTGGGCAAGCACTCCGGCCGCAACGCCTTCCGCTCGCGGCTCGAGGAGCTGGACATCCATCTCGACTCCGAGGAGCAGCTCAACGAGGCCTTCGCGCGCTTCAAGACGCTGGCCGACAAGAAGCACGAGATCTTCGACGAGGACCTGCAGGCGCTGGTCACCGAGGCCGGCGCGGCGCTGGAGAACGAGCGCATCCGGCTGCTCTCGCTGCACGTCTGCTCCGAGACCGGCGAGCAGCCGGAGGCCACCGTCTCGCTGCTGATCGACGGCGAGGAGCGCCAGGCCGTGGCCCCGGGCAGCGGTGCGGTGGATGCGGCGTTCATGGCGGTGGACTCGCTGGTGCAGTCGGGCACCGAGCTGCTGCTCTACTCGGTGAACAACATCACCTCCGGCACCGACTCCCAGGGTGAGGTCACCGTGCGGCTGGAGCGCGGCGGCCGCGTGGCCAACGGCCAGGGCGCCGATGTGGACATCGTCATCGCCTCGGCGAAGGCGTACATCAACGCCCTGAACAAGCTCCTCGCCTCGCCGGATCGGCGCCACCCCCAGGCCGCGGACGTCTAG
- the pssA gene encoding CDP-diacylglycerol--serine O-phosphatidyltransferase translates to MNKRVRRRGIFLLPNLFTTGCLFFGFMAVISAIDGEFGRAAVAVLVAMVFDGLDGRVARLTGTQSDFGVQYDSLADMVSFGLAPAAVAFLWALGNTGAGTPWDNVGWLVAFLFVAGAALRLARFNTQSGVDDKRHFQGLPSPAAAGAVVGLVWFGDRIGLTGLEAAIPVGVVVLLGAVLMVSNVRYESFKELDFRYRVRFTSVVGLVLAMALVAVHPPTAICLGFLIYMFSGPVLTVLRLRRRRRHRRA, encoded by the coding sequence ATGAATAAGCGGGTCCGTCGGCGCGGCATCTTCCTGCTGCCGAACCTGTTCACCACGGGGTGCCTGTTCTTCGGCTTCATGGCGGTGATCTCCGCCATCGACGGCGAGTTCGGTCGCGCCGCGGTGGCCGTGCTGGTGGCCATGGTCTTCGACGGCCTCGACGGCCGGGTGGCGCGGCTGACCGGGACGCAGAGCGACTTCGGGGTGCAGTACGACTCCCTGGCCGATATGGTCAGCTTCGGCCTCGCCCCGGCGGCGGTGGCCTTCCTGTGGGCGCTGGGCAACACCGGCGCCGGCACGCCCTGGGATAACGTTGGCTGGCTGGTGGCCTTCCTCTTCGTCGCCGGGGCCGCGCTGCGCCTGGCGCGGTTCAACACCCAGAGCGGGGTGGACGACAAGCGCCACTTCCAGGGGCTGCCCAGTCCGGCAGCTGCCGGGGCGGTGGTCGGTCTGGTTTGGTTCGGCGACCGTATCGGGCTGACCGGGCTTGAGGCCGCCATCCCGGTGGGGGTGGTGGTGCTACTGGGGGCGGTGCTGATGGTCAGCAACGTCCGTTACGAGAGCTTCAAGGAGCTCGACTTCCGCTACCGGGTGCGGTTCACCTCGGTGGTGGGGCTGGTGCTGGCCATGGCGCTGGTGGCGGTGCACCCGCCGACGGCGATCTGTCTGGGCTTTTTGATCTACATGTTCTCCGGCCCGGTGCTGACCGTGCTGCGGCTGCGCCGCCGGCGTCGCCACCGGCGCGCCTGA